Proteins found in one candidate division KSB1 bacterium genomic segment:
- a CDS encoding sigma-54 dependent transcriptional regulator has protein sequence MNGNILIIDNEKRMCGVLKAALEMDQHQVEVAYDGETGLSKFKRGEFDVVITDLKMPGKDGIAVLEEVKKLSPDTEVILMTAYATAQTAVEAMRKGAYDYLIKPFEMVEMKLKVKQILEKKQLAIENLDLKSKLRDKYSLRNIVGQSEAMQQVYRMVEKVAPRDATVLIRGESGTGKELIAQAIHQLSPRAERAFIAVNCAALPETLLESELFGHEKGAFTGAEKQKRGRFELAAGGTIFLDEIGDISPATQAKLLRVLQNKEINRLGGEETISVDVRTIAATNRNLEELIKQGQFREDLYYRLNVFPIVLPPLRDRREDIPDLVMHFLKKYNQPADKILPSTMKALMNYHWPGNIRELENIIERMIILAGDDPISPELLPPQIKGYLDVQDSPLIHIPDTGLSIDAVEKQLIQQALKKASGNKSKAAKLLGITRRRLYSMMERLNRL, from the coding sequence ATGAACGGAAATATTCTCATTATCGATAACGAAAAACGGATGTGTGGGGTATTGAAAGCGGCGCTGGAAATGGATCAGCATCAAGTCGAAGTCGCTTACGATGGCGAAACTGGCCTATCTAAATTTAAGCGCGGTGAATTCGATGTCGTGATTACCGATCTAAAAATGCCAGGCAAAGATGGGATCGCTGTCCTGGAGGAGGTAAAAAAGTTATCCCCTGATACCGAAGTGATCCTTATGACCGCTTACGCCACTGCTCAAACGGCTGTCGAAGCTATGCGCAAAGGGGCATACGATTATTTAATCAAGCCGTTCGAGATGGTTGAAATGAAATTGAAAGTGAAGCAGATTCTCGAGAAGAAACAATTGGCCATTGAGAATCTAGATTTAAAAAGCAAGCTTCGCGACAAATATTCGCTGCGCAACATCGTCGGTCAAAGCGAAGCCATGCAGCAGGTCTATCGAATGGTCGAAAAAGTTGCCCCGCGAGATGCGACGGTTTTAATTCGCGGCGAGAGTGGCACAGGAAAGGAGTTGATTGCGCAAGCGATCCATCAATTAAGCCCAAGGGCGGAGCGAGCATTTATCGCGGTGAATTGTGCAGCCCTACCAGAAACCCTATTGGAGAGTGAGCTGTTCGGCCACGAAAAGGGTGCTTTCACTGGTGCTGAGAAACAAAAGCGCGGCCGATTTGAACTGGCCGCTGGTGGGACAATTTTTCTCGATGAAATTGGGGACATCTCTCCAGCCACACAAGCGAAATTGCTCCGGGTATTGCAAAACAAAGAGATCAACCGGCTGGGCGGCGAAGAGACCATCTCCGTAGATGTTCGAACCATTGCTGCCACTAACCGCAATCTGGAAGAGCTGATCAAACAGGGACAATTTCGGGAAGACCTGTATTATCGGCTGAATGTATTCCCTATCGTATTGCCGCCGCTTCGGGACCGGCGCGAGGACATCCCAGACCTGGTGATGCATTTTTTGAAGAAATACAACCAGCCTGCAGATAAAATCCTTCCCTCCACTATGAAAGCCCTAATGAATTATCATTGGCCTGGGAATATTCGGGAGTTGGAAAATATCATCGAACGAATGATCATTCTCGCTGGCGATGATCCGATCTCACCTGAGCTCCTTCCCCCTCAAATTAAGGGATACCTCGATGTCCAAGATTCTCCACTCATCCATATCCCTGATACTGGTCTTTCCATCGATGCTGTTGAAAAACAACTGATCCAGCAGGCCCTAAAAAAGGCATCTGGGAACAAGAGCAAAGCGGCGAAATTGCTCGGCATCACGAGACGTCGGCTCTACTCGATGATGGAACGATTAAACAGACTCTAA
- a CDS encoding cupin domain-containing protein, producing MKEIKVEHNPGTDRLNSLGVASWPIWTKEVSQFPWEYDESETCYFLDGEVIVTPENGTPVKIGKGDLVIFPKGMRCTWKILKDVRKHYRFE from the coding sequence ATGAAAGAAATAAAAGTTGAGCATAATCCCGGGACGGATCGGTTGAATTCATTGGGGGTCGCCTCGTGGCCGATTTGGACGAAAGAGGTCTCGCAGTTCCCCTGGGAATATGATGAAAGCGAGACGTGCTATTTTCTCGATGGGGAGGTGATCGTCACCCCGGAAAATGGAACGCCCGTCAAGATCGGCAAGGGCGATCTCGTCATCTTTCCGAAAGGGATGCGATGCACCTGGAAGATTTTAAAGGACGTTCGGAAGCACTATCGATTTGAGTGA
- a CDS encoding Gfo/Idh/MocA family oxidoreductase, whose product MRPIRLGIIGCGIAARELHWPALQKLRDKFEIAAVCNHTEPKAKSFAELVGGVPYVLSYHDLLSRADIDAVDIVLPIHLNYQVTKDALLAGKHVIVEKPLAANLDQAKELLLLDSKFALVKMVAENFRYRPTFARVKQIIGTGEIGQPYSIFWNVFYYIDRHNKYAQTQWRIHHQYRGGFITDGGVHNIAVIRDLFGEIVSGCAFVKCINRDLGESDTLSFQFATEQNVHGVFNLFFSANGYAENRIIILGTKGSLLIQNNEIQIKWQGQECRREIIEDDGGYCGQFEDFYQAIRTGKPIKSSFAQAYQDLRTIFMALESGEKQQRLHNFESSEEMRR is encoded by the coding sequence ATGCGACCAATTCGATTAGGGATTATCGGTTGCGGTATTGCGGCTCGAGAGTTGCATTGGCCAGCACTTCAAAAATTGCGCGATAAATTCGAGATTGCAGCCGTTTGCAACCATACTGAGCCAAAGGCAAAAAGCTTCGCTGAACTGGTTGGCGGGGTGCCGTATGTTTTAAGCTACCACGATCTGCTCAGCCGAGCGGACATCGATGCGGTTGACATCGTGCTTCCGATTCATCTAAACTATCAAGTCACCAAAGATGCACTCCTTGCTGGCAAGCATGTGATTGTCGAGAAGCCCCTGGCTGCCAATCTCGATCAAGCAAAAGAGTTGCTATTGCTCGATAGCAAATTCGCGTTGGTTAAAATGGTGGCGGAAAACTTTCGCTATCGACCGACCTTTGCGCGGGTGAAACAGATCATCGGAACTGGAGAGATTGGCCAGCCCTATTCGATATTCTGGAATGTATTTTATTATATTGATCGGCATAATAAATATGCGCAAACCCAATGGCGAATTCACCATCAATATCGCGGTGGATTTATCACCGATGGCGGCGTCCATAATATTGCTGTGATCCGCGATCTGTTTGGAGAGATCGTCTCGGGCTGCGCCTTTGTTAAATGCATCAATCGGGATCTCGGGGAATCGGATACCCTAAGCTTTCAGTTTGCTACCGAGCAAAATGTGCATGGCGTTTTCAATTTATTTTTCAGTGCCAATGGCTATGCTGAAAATCGCATCATTATTCTGGGAACGAAAGGGAGTCTGCTGATTCAGAATAATGAGATCCAGATCAAATGGCAAGGTCAGGAATGCCGGCGCGAAATCATTGAGGACGATGGGGGCTATTGCGGTCAGTTCGAGGATTTTTATCAGGCGATCCGTACCGGCAAACCAATCAAAAGTTCATTTGCCCAGGCATATCAGGATTTGAGGACAATTTTTATGGCGTTGGAGTCTGGTGAAAAACAACAAAGATTGCATAATTTTGAGTCGTCAGAAGAAATGAGGCGATGA
- a CDS encoding VTT domain-containing protein: MTKSIRPTDLIKPASAQLSKTRIVIFVAEIAFVAILLTFWVANDAMRASRNLWILFLYSFPSQFLIATVPHEPVFLYFSKFYAPLLVTIVSLSSTVLTEWLNYSTFQFIVDLKSFHRIRYSGLVQKLIESFNRYPFICLWVAGFTPIPFYPLRFLVVLAKYPVQKYLLAIFLSRGPRFFLLAAFGHAFQIPDSLLALLFLTLIMIAVAPLVKKMLSNYRSARLIARQMPADPEIPS, translated from the coding sequence ATGACCAAATCAATTCGCCCCACTGATCTTATAAAACCTGCTTCAGCTCAGCTATCGAAAACCCGAATCGTGATCTTTGTAGCTGAGATTGCTTTTGTGGCAATCCTGCTCACGTTCTGGGTGGCTAATGATGCGATGCGAGCAAGCCGCAACTTGTGGATATTATTCCTATATAGCTTCCCATCGCAGTTTCTGATCGCAACCGTGCCCCATGAACCAGTCTTTCTCTATTTCAGCAAGTTCTATGCGCCGCTGCTTGTGACGATCGTCTCTTTATCCAGCACGGTCCTCACCGAGTGGCTCAACTATTCGACCTTTCAATTTATTGTCGATTTAAAAAGCTTTCATCGAATTCGCTACAGTGGATTGGTTCAAAAATTGATCGAAAGTTTCAATCGCTACCCGTTTATCTGTCTTTGGGTGGCGGGATTTACTCCGATACCGTTTTATCCACTTCGTTTTCTGGTCGTGTTGGCAAAATATCCGGTGCAAAAATATCTGTTAGCTATCTTCTTGTCCCGAGGCCCCCGTTTCTTTTTATTAGCTGCCTTCGGACATGCGTTTCAAATTCCCGATTCCTTGTTGGCGCTGCTGTTCTTGACGCTGATCATGATTGCCGTGGCTCCGCTTGTAAAAAAGATGCTTTCGAATTATCGGTCAGCTCGGCTAATTGCCAGGCAAATGCCAGCCGACCCAGAGATTCCATCCTGA
- a CDS encoding radical SAM protein, protein MTNLVRALSLAKRGVRNFFTRRPLTVSFEVTYSCNAHCKHCHLGGIIKDEQLASPERFGELCREIQPVVAQISGGEPLLRKDLEQIVQSMKRPNRAPYIVVTTNGLMLTKQRYESLRKAGVDQFSVSLDYPDERHDEFRGVKGLFRRIENLVKELSAGNGKAITLSCVVQRDNFRDLIKIADLSERWGVSVNFSTYTWLRTNDMNYLLDQNDLGEFRDIVKRLLTLRNKYRNFFASEYTFDRMIEFYERGGIPNCKAGEKFFIVNPDGTFSPCGLIITRYKQQHEIYEKFLKSNTCTACNTSIRSNCEKPVKYLIKDNLRSI, encoded by the coding sequence ATGACGAATTTAGTTCGTGCCCTATCGCTTGCTAAACGAGGCGTGAGAAATTTCTTTACGAGACGACCGTTGACGGTTTCTTTTGAAGTCACTTATAGCTGCAACGCGCACTGCAAGCATTGTCATCTTGGGGGGATTATTAAAGACGAGCAATTAGCCAGCCCAGAACGGTTCGGGGAGCTATGCCGCGAGATTCAACCAGTGGTCGCTCAAATTTCCGGGGGCGAACCGCTGCTTCGCAAAGACCTGGAACAAATCGTTCAAAGCATGAAGCGCCCCAACCGAGCCCCATATATCGTCGTGACAACCAATGGACTAATGCTTACGAAGCAACGTTACGAATCCCTGCGCAAGGCCGGTGTGGATCAATTCTCTGTCTCGCTGGATTATCCCGATGAGCGACATGATGAATTCCGCGGCGTGAAAGGCTTATTTCGCCGCATTGAAAACCTGGTTAAAGAGCTGAGCGCTGGCAATGGCAAGGCAATCACGCTCAGTTGTGTGGTGCAGCGGGATAATTTCCGGGATCTCATCAAAATTGCAGATTTATCGGAACGATGGGGGGTTTCAGTCAATTTTAGCACTTACACCTGGCTCAGGACCAATGACATGAATTATTTATTAGATCAAAATGACCTGGGTGAATTTCGGGATATCGTGAAACGATTGTTGACCTTGCGAAACAAGTACCGAAATTTCTTTGCATCTGAGTACACATTTGATCGGATGATTGAATTTTATGAGCGAGGCGGCATCCCAAATTGCAAAGCTGGCGAGAAATTTTTCATTGTCAATCCCGATGGCACCTTTTCTCCCTGCGGCTTGATTATTACCAGATACAAACAACAGCACGAAATCTATGAAAAATTTCTAAAGTCCAATACCTGTACTGCCTGCAACACCAGCATCCGATCCAATTGCGAAAAACCAGTAAAATACTTGATCAAAGATAATCTTCGCTCGATCTGA
- a CDS encoding CDP-alcohol phosphatidyltransferase family protein, giving the protein MKFSLGKPLKPQSFYSEANILTLLRLICSLWFFVLAILEQSFTCCLVGFFVHWLGDFIDGFYARSLRQETILGAEIDIIADRLEIIFFYVLFLHFRPQLYLPATLYLIDYAFIDFYLSYQFIKYDIISPNYFYKVDRIVYLLNYSPGGKFSNSSVVTLCLILLPQLSFVISLYATGLIIVKSYSVYRLYRLRQI; this is encoded by the coding sequence TTGAAGTTTTCATTGGGGAAGCCCCTCAAGCCTCAAAGCTTTTATAGCGAGGCCAATATTCTGACACTCTTACGATTAATTTGCTCTCTTTGGTTTTTCGTGTTAGCCATTCTGGAGCAAAGCTTCACTTGCTGCCTGGTCGGTTTTTTCGTTCATTGGCTGGGTGATTTCATCGATGGGTTTTATGCTAGGTCGCTCAGACAAGAGACAATTTTGGGGGCGGAGATCGATATTATTGCCGATCGGCTAGAGATCATTTTCTTCTACGTGCTGTTTCTCCACTTTCGGCCGCAGCTTTATTTGCCAGCAACGTTGTATCTGATCGATTATGCATTTATTGATTTTTATCTTAGTTATCAGTTCATCAAATATGACATCATCTCGCCGAACTATTTCTATAAGGTGGATCGCATCGTCTATTTATTGAATTATAGCCCTGGAGGAAAATTCTCCAATTCAAGCGTGGTCACCCTTTGCCTCATCCTGCTACCGCAACTCAGTTTTGTAATAAGTCTTTATGCAACGGGTCTCATCATAGTCAAATCCTATTCGGTTTATCGGCTATATCGGTTAAGACAAATTTAA
- a CDS encoding VTT domain-containing protein codes for MNYGSRIENKTKLAVIRIFGIIVTIVVSYLYFNGSQLGKLAGYLLYMSIACTIVPLPTPPYVIGMGKMFDPWLVALLGALGNTIASLGEYYLLTWLFSKTELQEKIEASRLFQRLTTVFSRSAFFILTFTSLWPLPLDPFYLTAIVIRYPLHKYLAAISTGKWVRYYLLAQVGESFQIPNKYLVTLLILLISIPFLVGLFIKLIRALRYVPQKSN; via the coding sequence ATGAATTATGGCAGCAGAATTGAGAATAAGACCAAATTAGCGGTTATCCGAATCTTCGGTATTATTGTGACGATTGTAGTGAGCTACCTTTATTTCAACGGCAGCCAATTAGGCAAGTTAGCTGGTTATTTGCTCTATATGAGTATAGCGTGTACCATTGTACCACTTCCAACTCCGCCATACGTCATTGGCATGGGTAAAATGTTTGATCCCTGGCTTGTGGCCTTGCTCGGCGCGCTGGGGAACACTATTGCCTCTCTTGGGGAGTATTATCTGCTTACCTGGCTGTTTTCCAAGACCGAGCTGCAAGAAAAGATTGAGGCTAGCCGTTTATTTCAACGATTAACAACGGTATTCAGTCGATCGGCGTTTTTTATCCTCACATTTACTAGTCTATGGCCGCTTCCCCTCGATCCTTTTTATTTAACCGCAATCGTCATTCGTTATCCGCTGCATAAATATTTGGCAGCCATTTCAACTGGCAAGTGGGTTCGTTATTATCTGCTTGCTCAAGTAGGTGAATCCTTTCAGATCCCCAATAAATATCTGGTCACCTTGCTAATTTTATTGATCTCCATCCCGTTCCTCGTTGGTCTCTTCATAAAACTGATTCGAGCGTTAAGATATGTCCCTCAAAAAAGCAATTGA
- a CDS encoding TonB-dependent receptor yields the protein MFSRLRSETKLSNIYFIFFFNLAFGSLNQALSAEFPTDHCQIFGWVIDETSQLPVANANLYFKTSDIGASSDEHGRFAIEKAPTGSQLLVVSHIGYQSKIIPLKLRPGESKKLNILLIPRVIKLAEVTSTASRHVETVFKSQMQVTIATRDRIAARPSPNTADVLREIPGVLVQKTTAGHGAPIIRGMIGKDVLLLYNGIRLNKPTFRFGANQYMNTINVETLDRIEVTKGPGSVMYGSDAIGGVVNMISELSFDPDTLDRSNCMISTRYGSADQARLLYGEWKRYRDKLALMIGLGAKKFGDLTAGSEIGKQRPTGYQERDANFKLGWFVNSTTLLEFDALTVQQEKVPRFDKYVTKEFLPGEYQTYFYDPQDRYLVALTLRSQPVRSRWLTAARWNWSYQLEQEGTLEQKTGTSTITRNRNDLTTYGSYLQLNSVWRNRHVFSYGYEFYSDRLKSQRIQQRDGDIRSLRGDYPNGSRYRSLGLFFNDNVVFNPQLDINLGIRWSYMAIFSNLEAPFGEFRDDYHDWTGTFGISYKPALWLNLIARYAKGFRAPNFNDTVVLKVSNAGVDAPSPGLSPEKSHNFELGAKINQPRWHGSLFVFYNRVVDLIDRYRGTYQGLDFYDENENGYRDAGEANIFLRRNVAKGYIAGWELEGTIQLSPRWNLRGWAFWTYGQDLSFNEPLSRIPPLMGLAGIQYWPVPKLNIEAYIRAADKQNRLSSRDIEDNRIPYGGTPGWKTFNIRLNGQMSSRLMFTCILENIFNETYKEHGSGVYSPGRGVVICLRYQI from the coding sequence ATGTTTTCGAGATTGAGAAGTGAAACCAAATTATCGAATATTTATTTTATATTCTTTTTCAACTTGGCTTTTGGGTCGCTCAATCAGGCGTTGAGCGCTGAGTTTCCCACAGATCATTGTCAGATCTTTGGGTGGGTGATCGATGAAACTTCGCAATTGCCAGTTGCCAACGCCAATCTCTATTTTAAAACCAGCGATATCGGCGCCAGTTCGGATGAGCATGGTCGGTTTGCCATAGAGAAAGCCCCTACGGGCTCACAATTATTGGTTGTTAGCCACATCGGCTATCAATCAAAAATTATCCCGCTCAAATTGAGACCTGGCGAGAGCAAAAAGCTCAATATTTTGTTGATCCCGAGGGTAATCAAGCTTGCCGAAGTGACGTCCACAGCGAGTCGACATGTGGAGACAGTTTTTAAGAGCCAAATGCAGGTGACGATTGCCACGCGAGATAGAATTGCAGCTCGACCTTCGCCGAATACTGCCGATGTGCTAAGGGAGATTCCTGGAGTACTTGTCCAAAAGACCACGGCTGGTCATGGTGCTCCAATTATTCGAGGAATGATCGGAAAAGATGTGCTGCTCCTCTATAACGGTATCCGTTTGAACAAGCCAACCTTTCGCTTTGGTGCCAACCAATATATGAACACCATCAATGTGGAGACTCTAGATCGGATCGAGGTCACCAAAGGGCCTGGCTCGGTGATGTACGGTTCCGATGCGATCGGCGGTGTGGTGAATATGATTTCAGAGCTCTCATTCGATCCCGATACCTTAGACCGTTCCAATTGCATGATTTCAACTCGCTACGGTTCGGCAGATCAAGCTCGTTTGCTTTATGGCGAATGGAAACGCTATCGGGATAAGTTGGCACTAATGATAGGATTGGGAGCGAAGAAATTTGGCGATCTGACTGCGGGAAGCGAGATTGGAAAGCAACGACCGACTGGCTATCAGGAGCGCGACGCTAATTTCAAATTGGGCTGGTTTGTTAACTCCACAACACTACTGGAGTTCGATGCGCTAACTGTCCAACAGGAAAAAGTCCCAAGGTTTGATAAATATGTCACGAAAGAATTTCTTCCTGGAGAATACCAAACCTATTTTTACGATCCCCAAGACAGGTATTTGGTGGCGCTGACGCTCCGATCCCAGCCAGTCAGATCCAGGTGGCTAACTGCGGCCAGGTGGAATTGGTCCTATCAATTAGAGCAAGAGGGGACTTTGGAACAGAAGACGGGCACAAGCACTATCACCCGCAACCGAAACGATCTGACTACTTATGGCTCCTACCTTCAACTGAACTCGGTGTGGCGGAACCGTCATGTGTTCAGTTATGGGTATGAATTTTATAGCGATCGGCTGAAAAGCCAACGGATCCAGCAACGTGATGGGGACATTCGATCCCTGCGCGGCGATTATCCCAATGGCTCTCGCTATCGATCATTGGGGCTGTTTTTCAATGATAACGTGGTATTCAATCCCCAGCTCGATATCAATCTCGGGATCAGATGGAGTTATATGGCGATATTCTCGAATTTAGAAGCGCCCTTTGGCGAATTTAGGGATGACTATCACGATTGGACCGGCACCTTTGGGATTAGTTACAAGCCGGCGTTGTGGTTGAATCTAATCGCTCGATATGCCAAAGGGTTTCGTGCGCCGAATTTTAACGATACAGTGGTGCTTAAGGTCTCCAATGCAGGGGTCGATGCGCCCAGTCCGGGATTATCGCCAGAGAAAAGTCATAATTTTGAACTCGGGGCCAAAATCAATCAACCCCGATGGCATGGTTCTCTGTTTGTTTTTTATAATCGGGTTGTGGATTTGATCGATCGATATCGCGGCACTTATCAGGGCTTGGATTTTTATGATGAAAATGAAAATGGCTATCGCGATGCGGGTGAGGCCAATATCTTTCTCCGAAGAAATGTCGCGAAAGGATATATCGCTGGCTGGGAGTTGGAAGGTACAATTCAGCTCTCTCCACGCTGGAACCTGCGAGGCTGGGCATTTTGGACCTATGGCCAAGACCTGAGTTTCAATGAACCGTTGAGCCGAATCCCGCCGCTGATGGGATTGGCAGGGATTCAATATTGGCCTGTCCCTAAATTAAATATCGAAGCTTATATTCGCGCGGCCGATAAACAGAACCGGCTTTCCAGCCGAGACATCGAGGATAATCGCATCCCATACGGAGGGACACCAGGATGGAAAACCTTCAACATCCGCTTGAATGGCCAAATGTCATCTCGGTTGATGTTCACATGTATCCTCGAAAATATTTTTAATGAAACTTATAAAGAGCATGGCTCCGGGGTTTATTCTCCAGGCAGGGGAGTCGTCATTTGTCTGCGCTATCAAATTTGA
- a CDS encoding OsmC family protein, translating to MEMEIVFPGGKKVDAIFNGFRIKTDQPKMSGGEGSAPAPFDLFLASIGTCAGIYVLGFCQQRGLPTEGLKIIQRIEYDPMKRGIGAIALEIQLPPNFPEQYKDAVIRSAELCAVKKHIQDPPEFKIYTKTAHKS from the coding sequence ATGGAAATGGAAATTGTTTTCCCTGGTGGCAAAAAGGTCGATGCGATATTTAATGGTTTTCGGATTAAAACTGATCAACCGAAAATGAGCGGAGGCGAAGGTTCTGCCCCAGCGCCGTTCGATCTCTTTTTGGCTTCAATTGGAACTTGTGCTGGCATCTATGTCTTGGGTTTCTGTCAGCAGCGTGGGTTACCGACTGAGGGTTTGAAGATCATTCAGCGCATAGAATATGATCCCATGAAACGCGGTATCGGGGCCATCGCGCTCGAAATCCAACTTCCGCCAAATTTCCCTGAACAGTATAAAGATGCTGTCATTCGTTCGGCGGAATTATGTGCAGTAAAAAAGCACATCCAAGATCCACCCGAGTTTAAGATTTACACGAAAACAGCCCATAAGTCATAA
- a CDS encoding HAD family hydrolase produces MKLQAVLFDLDNTLILFEELVFFKHYSQKLYAAFADLMTPQEFSGRLIHSTQMMIQNNGELTNAEFFIQDFANGTGADERELWQRFAKFYEQEFEQFQPLMQPHPDGRDVIQFLKSKKLKIVIASNPMFPTHVQLARLRWAGLGDIEFDLITSAENTTYVKPRLEYYQQICERIAVPADCCVMVGNDPFNDMIAAKIGMKTYLTTDTNHLSIELSRELAKNANLEMPKPDFSGPLSGLKQAIEQLLQEK; encoded by the coding sequence TTGAAATTACAAGCTGTCCTATTTGATCTTGATAACACGCTCATCTTGTTCGAAGAACTGGTTTTTTTCAAGCATTATAGCCAGAAACTTTATGCTGCATTTGCTGACCTGATGACCCCTCAGGAATTTTCTGGGCGGCTGATCCATTCAACACAAATGATGATTCAGAACAATGGGGAACTCACCAACGCCGAGTTCTTTATTCAGGATTTTGCGAATGGAACTGGCGCCGACGAGCGAGAGTTGTGGCAACGATTCGCTAAATTTTATGAACAAGAGTTTGAACAATTTCAGCCCCTCATGCAACCCCACCCAGATGGCAGGGACGTAATCCAATTTCTCAAAAGTAAAAAATTGAAGATAGTGATCGCCTCTAACCCCATGTTTCCAACTCATGTTCAACTGGCGCGCCTGCGCTGGGCTGGATTGGGCGATATCGAATTCGACCTAATCACCAGTGCTGAGAATACTACCTATGTAAAACCTCGGCTCGAATATTACCAACAAATTTGCGAGCGGATTGCAGTCCCCGCCGATTGTTGCGTCATGGTGGGCAATGACCCGTTCAACGACATGATCGCTGCCAAAATCGGGATGAAAACTTATCTAACGACCGACACGAATCACTTATCGATCGAGCTGAGCCGGGAATTGGCGAAAAATGCAAATTTAGAAATGCCAAAACCAGATTTCAGTGGACCTTTGTCAGGGCTCAAGCAAGCGATCGAACAATTGCTTCAAGAAAAATGA
- a CDS encoding NHL repeat-containing protein, with translation MIIGKKLLWLGIAIGFMIHWELSAQTDQIAQPIYLYTLAGDSASGIQLKGARGISVDLIGAVYIADTGNNRILKFDRNGRLLRSVGGFGWGKEQFFSPFDIHASAVLDIFVADYNNHRIERYDKDLNYISSLYSNQDWANHLQFGYPKSIASSIHGELFILDAENIRVLKLNSFGIPEISFGGLADGRGRLLQPIQLAVGRDDRIYVSDGRANKVMVFDYFGNYLTEIGTNFLKEPQGIFFDALKRLFVADAGNKRIAVFKSDGELLITWSKISDQHGSFQQPIDVAAFQHQVFVLDNDRVLVFEFK, from the coding sequence ATGATAATTGGCAAGAAACTGCTATGGTTGGGCATTGCTATCGGGTTTATGATCCATTGGGAGCTTTCAGCACAGACGGACCAGATTGCCCAGCCAATTTATCTTTACACCTTGGCCGGGGATAGTGCCTCGGGCATTCAATTAAAAGGGGCCAGAGGCATATCAGTAGACCTCATTGGAGCCGTTTACATTGCGGACACAGGCAATAATCGCATTTTGAAGTTTGATCGGAATGGCCGTCTATTGCGGAGTGTCGGCGGCTTTGGATGGGGGAAAGAGCAGTTCTTTTCGCCGTTTGATATTCATGCCAGCGCTGTCCTGGACATCTTTGTCGCCGATTATAATAATCATCGCATTGAGCGTTATGATAAAGATTTGAATTACATTTCTTCGTTATACTCCAACCAGGATTGGGCAAACCACTTGCAATTCGGTTATCCAAAAAGCATCGCCAGTTCGATCCACGGCGAGCTTTTTATTCTCGATGCTGAAAATATTAGAGTGCTCAAGCTCAATTCGTTTGGAATACCAGAGATCAGCTTCGGAGGGCTGGCGGATGGCCGGGGTCGATTATTACAGCCGATCCAGCTTGCTGTCGGTCGCGATGATCGCATTTACGTATCGGACGGTCGGGCGAACAAGGTAATGGTGTTCGATTATTTTGGCAACTACTTAACCGAAATCGGCACCAATTTTTTGAAGGAGCCGCAAGGGATATTTTTCGATGCATTGAAACGACTGTTTGTCGCTGACGCGGGCAATAAGCGGATCGCGGTGTTCAAGAGTGATGGCGAGCTTTTGATCACGTGGTCGAAAATATCGGATCAACATGGCTCATTCCAGCAACCCATTGATGTGGCGGCGTTCCAACATCAAGTTTTTGTGTTAGACAACGATCGCGTGTTGGTATTTGAATTTAAATAA